The following are from one region of the Symmachiella macrocystis genome:
- a CDS encoding alpha/beta hydrolase, producing the protein MRYLVLFVILGVSASTCSGQTALPGKLDQLKIKTTLVSNPATVDVLLPPGYEQASQPFPLFIWLHGGTSGKDVLGNHMRPFIEKAWATGDLVPCVVVAPVTGASFYIDWHDGTNQWDTFITGQMLNDMREQYHVIKDRTGTVIGGSSFGGQGTLRIAFRHPRMFAAAVSIAPGFPAVLKLEDWDISYFDAKVLADHGSRFGNPVDRAFWRSTHPPTMVIDNPKKLRESGLQLLIEVGDEDANGNFRSVELLHRLLFDAAIEHDYHLHRGAAHVGRSKEWRYPEVFRFITRALKPMKEKDPSAERHKRKAIQRGRYKPRTTNELPFTPVVFE; encoded by the coding sequence ATGCGATACCTTGTACTGTTCGTGATTCTGGGCGTGAGTGCCTCCACCTGCAGCGGGCAAACAGCATTGCCCGGCAAACTGGACCAACTCAAGATCAAAACCACACTCGTCTCCAACCCCGCTACCGTCGACGTACTTCTGCCGCCTGGATATGAACAGGCTTCCCAGCCTTTCCCATTGTTTATCTGGTTGCATGGCGGAACCTCTGGGAAAGACGTCCTGGGAAATCACATGCGGCCCTTTATTGAGAAGGCCTGGGCGACCGGTGATCTTGTGCCTTGTGTCGTAGTGGCACCGGTCACCGGGGCTTCCTTCTACATTGACTGGCACGATGGCACAAACCAATGGGACACGTTTATTACGGGCCAGATGTTAAACGACATGCGTGAACAATATCACGTCATAAAGGACCGAACGGGAACCGTGATCGGAGGCAGCTCGTTTGGAGGGCAGGGCACGCTAAGGATCGCATTTCGTCACCCGAGAATGTTTGCCGCAGCGGTTTCCATCGCCCCCGGTTTTCCCGCTGTGCTGAAGCTTGAGGATTGGGACATCAGCTATTTCGACGCTAAGGTCTTGGCTGATCACGGATCGCGTTTTGGCAATCCCGTTGATAGAGCTTTTTGGCGCAGTACGCATCCCCCGACGATGGTCATCGATAATCCGAAGAAATTGCGAGAGTCAGGCCTGCAACTGCTCATCGAGGTTGGCGATGAAGACGCAAACGGGAACTTCCGTTCGGTTGAATTGCTGCACCGGCTACTGTTCGACGCAGCGATTGAACATGATTACCATTTGCATCGAGGTGCCGCGCATGTCGGTCGCTCGAAAGAATGGCGTTATCCAGAGGTCTTTCGTTTTATTACCCGTGCTTTGAAACCGATGAAAGAAAAAGACCCGAGCGCCGAGCGACACAAGCGAAAAGCAATTCAGCGGGGCCGGTATAAACCACGCACCACCAACGAATTGCCATTCACGCCGGTGGTATTTGAATAA
- a CDS encoding pyruvate carboxylase, with the protein MTEIKRLLAANRSEIAIRIFRSAHELGIQTVAIYSHEDRYALHRFKADEAYQIGKPGEPIQAYLDIDAIITLAKEQNIDAIHPGYGFLSENPQFAQACEDAGIVFVGPRVQTLKQLGDKISARLVAEKANVPVLGGGGGAITDAEQGLQFTEQVGFPVILKAAHGGGGRGMRVVRDATEFEQAFDQARRESLTAFGSPDIFVERFVERARHIEVQLLGDQHGQLVHLYERDCSVQRRHQKVVEIAPAPNLETSLRQALCDSAVAIGRAVDYQNAGTVEFLIDADTNDFYFIEVNPRIQVEHTVTEQVTGVDIVKSQILIAQGTRLEDPVIDLSSQEAISTHGFAIQCRVTTEDTENLFMPDYGRITHYRSASGMGIRLDAGTAFSGAVVYPFYDSLLVKVTAWARKFPDAAHRIERCLQEFRIRGVKTNIPFLIKLVMHSTFIEGNCTTTFIDETPELFDFPPRKDRATKLLAYLGETIVNGNSLVKNRPVATRRIPAPLPKFQSTAPIPDSMRQKFQRLGAEKFSKSLLEHKPLLLTDTTFRDAHQSLLATRLRTYDMLRIADVYARHCPELFSLEMWGGATFDTSMRFLKEYPWQRLSELRDRVPNILFQMLLRASNAVGYTNYPDNVVREFVKEAAGAGIDVFRVFDALNWVENMQVAMDAVIESGAICEATICYTGDILDPRQSKYDLKYYVEMAKRLEGMGAHILAIKDMAGLCKPYAAELLVKTLRQEVGLPIHFHTHDTGGVQAASLVKAAEAGVHIVDAALAPLSGGTSQPNLNTLVESIKLTDRETGLQSARLDEIADYWRAVREFYTPFESPVLPAGSDLYQHQMPGGQYTNLYQQARALGLADRWSEVCRMYADVNQLFGDIVKVTPTSKAVGDMALFLISNEMTTEDVVSSNRELAFPQSVVDLISGRMGQTPGGFPANVQKRILRGESPVEGRPGANLPPADFEQSNDKLQEILGHKPTHREALSHLLYPEVFEDFARHDQTYGDTSVLPTPAFLYGLEPGEEISVEIEPGKTLIIRLQTVGEAHEDGRRTVFFELNGQPREVTITDRSLEPDAPRHLKADPNDPSHVAASMPGMVVNIAVQTGDAVAKGQKLLMLEAMKMQTIVAAEHDGIVAETLVHSGTQVESGDLLMTVEPKE; encoded by the coding sequence ATGACTGAAATAAAGCGACTGTTAGCTGCAAATCGTAGTGAGATTGCCATCCGGATCTTTCGGAGTGCCCACGAGTTGGGGATCCAGACGGTGGCGATCTACTCTCATGAAGACCGTTACGCCTTGCACCGCTTCAAAGCGGACGAAGCTTATCAAATCGGTAAACCGGGCGAGCCCATCCAAGCTTACCTAGATATCGATGCCATTATCACCTTGGCAAAAGAGCAGAATATTGACGCAATCCACCCTGGCTATGGATTTCTCTCAGAGAATCCGCAGTTCGCCCAGGCGTGCGAGGATGCAGGAATCGTTTTTGTGGGACCGCGCGTCCAGACGCTCAAGCAATTGGGCGACAAGATTTCTGCACGCTTGGTTGCCGAAAAGGCGAACGTCCCGGTGCTCGGTGGAGGTGGAGGAGCCATCACTGATGCTGAACAGGGATTGCAATTCACAGAGCAGGTCGGATTCCCAGTTATTCTCAAAGCAGCTCACGGGGGAGGCGGGCGCGGCATGCGTGTTGTGCGTGATGCCACAGAATTTGAACAGGCATTCGATCAGGCTCGGCGGGAATCACTCACCGCCTTCGGCAGTCCAGACATCTTCGTTGAGAGGTTTGTTGAGCGGGCGCGACACATTGAAGTGCAGTTGCTCGGCGACCAACATGGTCAGTTGGTCCATCTCTATGAGCGTGATTGTTCCGTACAAAGGCGGCACCAAAAGGTGGTTGAGATTGCGCCGGCTCCCAACCTGGAGACAAGTCTGCGGCAGGCGCTCTGTGATTCTGCAGTGGCCATCGGCCGAGCGGTGGACTACCAGAACGCGGGAACTGTCGAATTTCTCATCGACGCCGATACCAACGACTTCTACTTCATCGAAGTCAACCCACGGATTCAGGTCGAGCACACGGTTACCGAACAGGTCACCGGTGTTGATATTGTCAAATCACAGATCCTCATCGCTCAAGGGACACGACTTGAGGATCCAGTGATCGACTTGTCGTCGCAAGAGGCAATCTCCACCCACGGTTTTGCCATCCAATGCCGGGTGACGACAGAGGATACTGAAAATCTTTTCATGCCGGATTATGGCCGTATCACTCACTATCGTTCCGCCAGCGGCATGGGTATTCGTCTCGACGCAGGCACTGCATTCTCTGGAGCGGTGGTTTATCCGTTCTATGATTCTTTATTGGTCAAAGTGACCGCTTGGGCTCGTAAGTTTCCGGATGCTGCACATCGCATTGAACGCTGTTTGCAGGAGTTTCGCATTCGTGGCGTCAAAACCAATATTCCGTTCCTCATTAAGCTGGTCATGCATTCCACTTTTATCGAGGGGAACTGCACGACCACCTTTATCGATGAAACTCCGGAGCTATTTGACTTCCCGCCGAGAAAGGACCGGGCCACAAAATTGCTGGCCTATCTGGGGGAGACGATTGTAAACGGCAATTCACTTGTGAAAAACCGACCGGTGGCAACACGCCGCATTCCTGCCCCACTGCCCAAATTTCAATCGACCGCGCCGATTCCCGACAGCATGCGACAGAAGTTTCAGCGTCTCGGAGCCGAGAAGTTTTCGAAGTCATTGCTGGAGCATAAACCTCTGCTTTTGACTGACACGACGTTTCGCGATGCCCACCAATCCCTCTTAGCGACGCGGCTGCGAACTTATGACATGTTGCGAATTGCCGATGTCTATGCACGGCATTGTCCGGAACTGTTTTCACTGGAAATGTGGGGCGGTGCCACGTTCGACACGTCGATGCGCTTCCTCAAAGAGTATCCCTGGCAGCGGCTTTCCGAATTGAGAGACCGTGTGCCCAATATTCTGTTTCAGATGTTGCTGCGAGCATCCAATGCGGTCGGCTACACAAATTATCCCGACAACGTCGTTCGAGAGTTCGTCAAGGAAGCAGCGGGGGCTGGAATCGATGTCTTCCGTGTGTTTGACGCTTTGAACTGGGTTGAGAACATGCAAGTCGCGATGGATGCCGTCATCGAATCCGGTGCGATCTGTGAGGCGACCATTTGCTACACCGGTGATATTCTTGACCCCCGCCAATCCAAATACGACTTGAAATACTATGTGGAGATGGCAAAACGTCTGGAAGGCATGGGAGCTCACATTCTCGCCATTAAGGATATGGCGGGGCTTTGCAAACCGTATGCGGCGGAATTGCTGGTCAAGACATTGCGTCAGGAAGTTGGCCTGCCAATCCATTTCCATACCCATGATACAGGCGGGGTACAGGCGGCATCGCTTGTCAAAGCAGCAGAAGCTGGAGTCCACATCGTCGATGCGGCGCTGGCTCCGCTCTCCGGCGGAACGTCACAGCCGAACTTGAATACGCTCGTCGAGTCGATAAAACTCACCGATCGTGAAACCGGTCTGCAGTCAGCCCGGCTTGATGAAATTGCGGATTATTGGCGCGCGGTCCGTGAATTCTATACACCATTTGAGAGTCCCGTCCTGCCTGCCGGCAGCGATCTTTATCAGCATCAAATGCCGGGCGGTCAGTACACCAATCTTTACCAGCAAGCGCGCGCTCTGGGTTTGGCAGATCGCTGGAGCGAAGTCTGTCGCATGTATGCGGATGTCAACCAACTATTCGGCGACATTGTGAAAGTGACGCCCACATCGAAGGCGGTTGGCGACATGGCACTCTTTTTGATCTCGAATGAGATGACAACCGAGGATGTCGTCTCTTCAAATCGTGAGTTGGCCTTTCCTCAATCGGTCGTCGATTTAATCAGTGGGCGGATGGGCCAAACACCGGGTGGGTTTCCAGCCAATGTGCAAAAGCGAATCTTGCGTGGGGAATCACCCGTCGAAGGCCGTCCCGGTGCGAACCTTCCCCCGGCAGATTTTGAACAGTCCAACGACAAGCTTCAAGAAATTCTGGGCCACAAACCGACACACCGCGAAGCTTTATCACATCTCCTCTATCCAGAGGTGTTTGAAGATTTCGCACGACACGACCAGACCTACGGCGACACGAGTGTCCTACCGACACCAGCGTTCCTCTACGGACTGGAACCGGGAGAAGAGATCTCCGTCGAAATCGAACCGGGCAAGACGCTGATCATTCGCCTTCAAACCGTCGGTGAGGCACATGAAGATGGGCGCCGCACAGTTTTCTTCGAACTCAACGGCCAGCCCCGTGAAGTCACCATCACCGACCGGTCTCTTGAACCTGATGCCCCGCGTCATCTCAAAGCGGATCCAAACGACCCATCACATGTAGCGGCCAGCATGCCCGGAATGGTTGTGAACATTGCCGTCCAAACGGGAGATGCTGTTGCCAAGGGCCAGAAACTCCTCATGCTCGAAGCGATGAAGATGCAGACGATCGTCGCCGCAGAACATGACGGTATCGTCGCTGAAACTTTAGTTCACAGCGGGACTCAAGTCGAAAGCGGCGACCTACTGATGACCGTAGAACCGAAGGAGTGA
- a CDS encoding isochorismatase family protein — MNPASADRSSLIVVLVDLQPQFVDTASRNDQAVIGRIQQMLLMCETLNIPVLATAEEPIARKGRMVDALAKCFPKSGIIFSKLAYDLSAETDIRNALLKFNRKQVAVVGAETDVCVLQSVLGLLRMGLDVFLIEDCVLSSATDTSAALARMYACGAIPTTWKSLYYELIRTDDEDNRLREDANLVRKGLIPPEKLPSSHSG, encoded by the coding sequence ATGAATCCAGCTTCTGCCGATAGGTCGTCTCTGATTGTTGTCTTAGTCGATCTCCAACCTCAGTTCGTCGACACAGCATCCCGCAACGACCAGGCGGTAATCGGTCGCATCCAACAAATGTTGCTAATGTGCGAGACATTGAATATCCCGGTGCTGGCTACAGCAGAAGAGCCAATTGCACGAAAAGGACGTATGGTCGATGCTCTAGCAAAATGCTTTCCGAAATCTGGAATCATATTCTCCAAGTTGGCGTACGACCTGTCTGCGGAGACTGACATTCGAAATGCACTGCTGAAATTCAACAGAAAACAGGTAGCGGTTGTGGGCGCAGAAACTGATGTTTGTGTCCTGCAGTCAGTCTTAGGATTACTGCGGATGGGGCTCGACGTCTTCCTGATCGAGGATTGTGTTCTGAGTTCCGCAACCGATACCAGTGCTGCTCTGGCTCGTATGTATGCTTGTGGCGCGATTCCTACGACATGGAAATCCTTGTATTACGAACTCATCCGCACAGATGACGAAGACAACCGTCTACGGGAAGACGCGAATTTGGTGAGGAAAGGTCTTATTCCGCCGGAGAAATTGCCTTCGAGCCATTCTGGCTAA
- a CDS encoding FAD-dependent oxidoreductase, with protein MKNSESSTHRRRFLKSIVAGAAIGSTGVQVRLAEGADPQEGQTTTAFPEFTKGEVLRTDGELIAENALHESARTIPVAGQSDVLVCGGGPAGIGAALAAARAGASVQLIEVGGCLGGVWTAGLLTKILNGEKKSGVMQELLTDLAERGSAVAQKTSGTVYDPELMKLLLEEKCVEAGVKIQLHTRVVGTVTDQKNRIVATITESKSGRQAWVAQRFIDCTGDGDLAAQAGCQFDVGIGSQCECQPMSLIALLTGIEPSEVSEFIRENGSAAKARLLKLMRQAGIKPSYRAPTLRHLHSGVFSLMTNHEYGVSATDAGQITAATIRARAEVHAIVNDLRKLGGPWSNLAVVATAEQIGVREGRRIRGRYTITGNDVITGLRHKDAVCRANFAIDVHNVFPDGSNPADVKRYRSAGVKAYDIPLPALIAADVDGLMMAGRCISGDFIAHSSYRVTGNSVPMGEAAGLTSVASLKQGVMPHELSWDTVQKAT; from the coding sequence ATGAAGAATTCTGAATCATCAACACACCGGCGGCGGTTTCTGAAATCAATTGTGGCAGGTGCTGCAATTGGATCGACTGGCGTGCAGGTTCGTTTGGCAGAGGGCGCTGATCCTCAGGAAGGCCAGACAACAACGGCATTTCCAGAGTTCACCAAAGGCGAAGTCCTTCGCACAGATGGTGAGCTTATTGCTGAGAATGCACTTCATGAATCAGCACGTACGATTCCGGTCGCCGGGCAGAGCGACGTGCTCGTCTGTGGGGGCGGGCCGGCCGGGATTGGTGCCGCGCTGGCGGCGGCTCGCGCCGGAGCGAGTGTGCAGCTCATTGAAGTCGGCGGTTGTTTGGGAGGGGTTTGGACGGCCGGACTGCTGACAAAAATTCTGAATGGCGAGAAAAAATCAGGGGTCATGCAGGAACTCCTCACCGACTTGGCCGAGCGCGGCAGTGCCGTCGCCCAGAAGACATCCGGAACGGTCTATGACCCGGAGTTGATGAAACTATTGCTTGAGGAAAAGTGCGTCGAAGCCGGTGTGAAAATCCAATTGCATACAAGGGTTGTGGGAACCGTCACCGATCAGAAGAATCGGATCGTGGCGACCATTACGGAGTCAAAATCGGGCCGGCAGGCTTGGGTGGCCCAGCGATTCATCGACTGCACAGGCGATGGCGACTTGGCTGCACAGGCAGGATGCCAGTTTGACGTTGGCATCGGCTCCCAGTGCGAATGTCAACCGATGTCACTGATCGCACTGCTCACAGGAATTGAACCGTCGGAGGTTTCGGAATTTATCCGAGAAAACGGATCAGCGGCAAAAGCCCGTTTGCTAAAACTCATGCGGCAGGCAGGAATCAAACCCTCCTATCGGGCCCCCACGCTTCGACATCTTCATAGCGGTGTCTTTTCACTGATGACGAATCATGAATATGGGGTTTCTGCAACAGATGCCGGTCAGATTACCGCAGCGACTATTCGCGCTCGCGCCGAAGTGCATGCAATCGTCAATGATCTCAGAAAGCTCGGCGGACCATGGAGCAATCTTGCAGTCGTGGCGACGGCGGAACAAATCGGTGTTCGTGAAGGCCGCCGCATTCGAGGCCGCTACACCATTACCGGCAATGATGTCATCACCGGCCTGCGCCACAAAGATGCGGTCTGTCGGGCAAATTTTGCCATCGACGTTCACAACGTATTCCCCGATGGTTCCAATCCTGCTGACGTTAAGCGTTATCGATCTGCGGGAGTCAAGGCTTATGACATTCCGCTTCCGGCACTGATCGCAGCCGACGTGGACGGTTTGATGATGGCAGGCCGCTGCATCAGCGGCGATTTCATCGCCCACTCAAGCTACCGCGTGACCGGAAACTCTGTGCCCATGGGCGAAGCCGCCGGTTTGACGTCGGTTGCATCCCTCAAGCAGGGAGTCATGCCACATGAACTATCCTGGGACACAGTCCAGAAGGCTACCTAA